The following proteins come from a genomic window of Lachnoclostridium phytofermentans ISDg:
- a CDS encoding helix-turn-helix domain-containing protein — translation MNFNIRLKQLRQKHKLTQSELAEILGLKPTAVSNYESRRNEPSFEKLIALSRYFDVSCDYLLGISDAYLPVGGEVLDKDIVDFFNLYQQLDSNNAAELKNFANYLLYKQESSNE, via the coding sequence ATGAATTTTAATATACGTTTAAAGCAATTGCGTCAAAAGCATAAATTGACACAGAGCGAGCTTGCTGAAATTCTTGGCTTGAAGCCAACAGCCGTATCTAATTATGAATCACGAAGAAATGAACCATCATTTGAAAAACTAATTGCACTTTCCAGATACTTTGATGTATCGTGTGATTATCTGCTCGGTATTTCAGATGCTTATCTTCCAGTCGGCGGTGAAGTATTAGATAAAGATATCGTGGATTTCTTTAATCTATATCAGCAATTAGATTCTAATAACGCAGCAGAATTAAAGAATTTTGCGAACTACCTACTATACAAGCAAGAATCCTCTAACGAATAA